ATCCGAAGAATCTTTCGCTCACACGGTGCCGCAGAAATATCTCCGCACCACTCACAAACCCTGTCCCTTGATTGAAATAACCTGTTGTAACCGCATCGTCTGAGTCATCAAAAAACGCGTCAAGATTGACGGATCTCGTAACCAATTTCTGCATGTCTTTATAATACACCGCGAGTTTGAGTTCCGTTTGTGCAGACAATTCATGTTCCAATTCCATGATGTAATGCTCGGTCACGCTGGATTTTAGGTCTCGGTTTCCATCCGCCTTTAGCACCTGATATGCCAGGGGGCTCCGTTCATATCTACCGTAGGCAAACCGGAGTGTAGAAGTCGTCGGCAGCGTGAAACTCAGACTGCCGCGGGGCTGAAGTGAAAGTTCCTCTGTTAGATTGAGATAGTCGAGTCGCACACCAAGGGCGATCGATAAAAATGAAAGCGGATCATAGCGAGCCTGGAGGTACCCCTCGGCACGCCGAAATGGGTAACTAAATTCGTCAAACTTCCGTATCCATGACGGTTCCGCCTCCGCTTCAAAATCTATGATTTCTGGAGACGCTGTATGTGTTCGGCTTTTAGATGGATTAAAGGCGAGAAGAAATCCTGGTTCCAATTGAAACTTCGGTGTTAACTTGTAGGACACGTCTTCGCGGAGGGTATACATGGGTGTGTTGATCGTTAGGTTGTAGATGAATCCGTCATTCTCAGTTTTACCGTTTTGAGGTGTGGCACTGCCGAAGTTGATATTGAGAAAATTGTGGGAACGCGTCAGAGAGAGGTAGGACGTGAGTTTGTCAGTGAAATGGGAGCGGAGGTGAATACCTTCCGCCTCAAACCCGTTTTTGAAGTAAGCGGAAAAATCAGTTGCCTCCTCGAGGTCTTCTGATCCAACGTCGGAGAAGTCAAAGCGATCTGTCGCTCCTAAGCCGTTGAGCGTCAGGTGGTGCTTTGGCGTCAGTTGATATGCGAATTTCAGTTGATAGCTTGACCATTGGGGAAATGTCCCATCAAGGAAGAGTCCTAAAATGAGATGAAGGGTGGTAAATCGCCCCGCAAAAGAGGCATATCCCTTGTCTCCGATTCTGGTTTCAACGAAACCGGAGGGCGATAAAATGTTCAGGTCGATCACGCCTGCCCAGTTCTTTTTCAAGCGTTCCCGCGAACGGATGTCAATCACCGATTGCGAATCCAATCCGAATTCAGCACCGTAGCCACCGGCGTAGATATGGATATCTTCAATGCTGTCCGAGTTAATCGTTGAGATAAGGCCCCCAAAGTGGAACGGGTAACCGAGCGGTGTTCTATCGAGATAGAGGAGTGTCTCTCCGGGTGCACTCCCCCGGATATAGAGGATGCCAAAAATATCGTTGGGAATACCGATGCTCGGCAGCGTCGTGAGTCCTTTAAGGGCATCACGTCCGGTACCGGGAATC
This is a stretch of genomic DNA from Candidatus Poribacteria bacterium. It encodes these proteins:
- a CDS encoding TonB-dependent receptor, which encodes MKFCLCSTLCVLLMMSFSVSAGTDSSEENLTPKTKSSIWQRVFPRTGDIEGTAYQRDTDAPLIEAEVHIVETGQQQKTGKDGTFRFTEIPIGTYTLSISHPTHNTATEIPIEIRAGETLRGRFYPGVAVPFINITDSGDIDGYVYSQTTGKPLAAAEVRFIEIDASGRTDASGNFRFMALVPGTYTLSITHPTHKIPTTTTVAVTAGGTTQLKIYLGTGIRLETVVVEGQRLPPTMSRKEIRGSDLIRIPGTGRDALKGLTTLPSIGIPNDIFGILYIRGSAPGETLLYLDRTPLGYPFHFGGLISTINSDSIEDIHIYAGGYGAEFGLDSQSVIDIRSRERLKKNWAGVIDLNILSPSGFVETRIGDKGYASFAGRFTTLHLILGLFLDGTFPQWSSYQLKFAYQLTPKHHLTLNGLGATDRFDFSDVGSEDLEEATDFSAYFKNGFEAEGIHLRSHFTDKLTSYLSLTRSHNFLNINFGSATPQNGKTENDGFIYNLTINTPMYTLREDVSYKLTPKFQLEPGFLLAFNPSKSRTHTASPEIIDFEAEAEPSWIRKFDEFSYPFRRAEGYLQARYDPLSFLSIALGVRLDYLNLTEELSLQPRGSLSFTLPTTSTLRFAYGRYERSPLAYQVLKADGNRDLKSSVTEHYIMELEHELSAQTELKLAVYYKDMQKLVTRSVNLDAFFDDSDDAVTTGYFNQGTGFVSGAEIFLRHRVSERFFGWLSYAYTHAARRETPDAAYTPFLFDNTHIVSIVANYSPTTKTEIGAKWQYSSGTTAVPLSSLIMIQDPVTVGMHPLISDVAGAIFPTEFPAYHRLDLRFKYKSTFWGLPVTAFTEILNAYNKRNKIRLRVADKFAEAIETAEFETDTEALDIEVNESLEIPQFPFTFSLGIIYEF